The following proteins come from a genomic window of Ferviditalea candida:
- the mnmH gene encoding tRNA 2-selenouridine(34) synthase MnmH — MIQDVHVEELVNLIRTGKVTAVDVRSPQEYREATIPGSLNIPLFDDEERKEIGILYKQVSIQAAKERGLEIVSRKLPDFIKAFAQISGRKAVFCWRGGMRSKTTATVLSLMGIPAYRLHGGYRAYRKWVVDSLEAYRLKPSVIVINGYTGTGKTKILRILSEKGYPVIDLEGLAQHRGSIFGQIGLEPNNQKTFDALLLERLAEVNDAPYVLIEAESPRVGKVVLPEFLIRAKETGVQLFLEMPVKERVRHILEDYEPIRHHEACLAAFMRIKQRIHTPAAKAIEEDLKNGRYDSAVEALLAYYYDSRYEYAVREYAGERIKLKVNHAEEAVEKIVGFLERGMLAPAGPAATTQ; from the coding sequence TTGATTCAGGATGTTCATGTAGAGGAACTTGTCAATTTGATACGAACAGGCAAAGTCACTGCGGTTGACGTCCGTTCCCCGCAAGAATACCGCGAAGCGACGATTCCCGGCAGCTTGAACATTCCGCTTTTTGATGATGAAGAGCGCAAGGAAATCGGCATATTGTACAAGCAGGTCAGCATTCAGGCCGCCAAGGAAAGGGGACTGGAGATCGTTTCCCGGAAGCTTCCGGACTTCATCAAAGCCTTTGCGCAAATATCAGGCAGAAAGGCGGTATTTTGTTGGAGGGGCGGCATGCGGAGCAAGACGACGGCAACCGTGCTGTCGTTGATGGGCATACCTGCGTACCGTCTTCATGGAGGGTATCGGGCTTACCGCAAATGGGTGGTCGATTCTCTGGAAGCTTACCGTCTCAAGCCTTCCGTCATCGTGATTAACGGCTATACCGGCACGGGAAAAACCAAAATCCTGCGGATTCTTTCGGAAAAGGGATATCCGGTGATTGACCTGGAAGGATTGGCGCAGCATCGCGGCTCGATCTTCGGGCAAATCGGTCTGGAGCCGAACAATCAAAAAACCTTTGACGCCCTGCTGCTTGAGCGGCTTGCCGAAGTCAACGATGCACCTTATGTGCTGATTGAAGCCGAGAGCCCGCGGGTCGGCAAAGTCGTGCTTCCCGAGTTTCTGATTCGAGCCAAGGAAACAGGCGTCCAATTGTTCCTTGAAATGCCGGTTAAGGAAAGAGTCCGCCATATTCTTGAGGATTATGAGCCGATCCGCCATCACGAGGCGTGTTTGGCGGCTTTTATGCGGATTAAGCAGAGAATTCATACTCCCGCAGCCAAGGCCATTGAGGAAGACCTCAAAAACGGGCGGTATGATTCTGCAGTAGAAGCGCTGCTGGCTTATTATTACGATTCGCGGTACGAATACGCGGTTCGCGAATATGCGGGCGAACGCATCAAGTTGAAAGTGAATCATGCGGAGGAAGCCGTAGAAAAGATTGTCGGGTTTCTGGAGCGCGGCATGCTCGCTCCGGCCGGGCCGGCGGCAACAACTCAGTGA
- the selD gene encoding selenide, water dikinase SelD: MTTEDKIKLTSYSTKGGCGCKIGPGDLHQVLRNLPAGEPNPNLLVGLDTNDDAGVFKLNDDLALVQTVDFFTPIVDDPYSFGQVAAANALSDVYAMGGTPLTVLNIVAFPIKKLDKQILSEILRGAGDKVKEAGATLVGGHSIDDNEPKFGLAVTGTVHPDRVLTNAGAKPGDRLILTKPIGVGILTTSIKKNLVSDEEIDRVTKIMAALNKTASEVMKGYEVHGCTDVTGFGLLGHTSEMAKGSGVGIRIYKRQVQVLPRVRELAEQGQVPGGTKSNHEHLQGAVQFPEGMDLIDQWILCDAVTSGGLLISVAPGDSEALLKELHDSGVPAFEVGEAVAEHPGQILVLE; encoded by the coding sequence ATGACGACAGAAGACAAAATCAAGCTTACTTCTTATTCAACAAAAGGCGGATGCGGCTGCAAAATCGGTCCGGGCGATCTGCACCAAGTCCTTCGCAATTTGCCGGCAGGCGAACCCAATCCCAATCTGCTTGTCGGTTTGGATACGAATGACGATGCGGGTGTATTCAAATTGAACGACGATTTGGCGCTGGTTCAGACAGTCGACTTTTTCACGCCGATCGTGGATGATCCTTATTCATTCGGCCAGGTTGCCGCCGCAAATGCGTTGAGCGATGTTTATGCGATGGGCGGAACACCGTTGACCGTGCTCAATATTGTCGCTTTTCCGATCAAAAAATTGGACAAGCAAATATTGTCCGAAATTCTTCGGGGAGCCGGCGACAAGGTCAAGGAAGCGGGCGCGACGCTGGTCGGCGGGCATTCCATTGACGACAACGAGCCGAAGTTCGGTTTGGCCGTAACGGGTACCGTTCACCCCGACCGCGTGCTGACCAATGCGGGAGCCAAGCCTGGAGACCGGCTGATTCTTACGAAGCCGATCGGAGTCGGTATTTTGACGACTTCAATTAAGAAAAACCTGGTGAGCGATGAAGAGATCGACCGGGTGACGAAGATCATGGCTGCCTTGAACAAAACGGCCTCCGAGGTGATGAAGGGTTATGAGGTTCACGGCTGTACGGATGTGACCGGCTTTGGTTTGTTGGGCCATACGTCCGAAATGGCCAAGGGAAGCGGGGTCGGCATCCGGATTTACAAGCGGCAGGTGCAGGTGCTTCCGAGAGTCCGAGAATTGGCCGAGCAAGGGCAAGTGCCGGGCGGCACCAAAAGCAATCACGAGCATCTCCAGGGTGCGGTTCAGTTTCCCGAGGGGATGGATTTGATCGATCAATGGATTTTATGCGATGCCGTTACTTCAGGGGGACTGTTAATTTCCGTCGCACCGGGCGATTCGGAAGCGCTGCTGAAGGAGCTTCATGACAGCGGTGTTCCCGCGTTTGAAGTCGGCGAAGCGGTGGCCGAGCATCCCGGACAAATTCTGGTGCTTGAATAA
- a CDS encoding helix-turn-helix transcriptional regulator, translated as MKKAAEYSTRKQLVTMLKKQGSLSVNEMAKQLGITEMAVRRHLNTLERDALLESVLVRQAMGRPVRMYSLTGLADELFPKNYHVLTLDLLKELEEAVDEDPVGNLFERRKDRLLRKYKARMEGKNLKQRVVEMTEIQNEQGYMAAWEIHEDGGFVIREFNCPISQVAQQYGQACRCELDLIRTLLEAEVKRKECLVNGGNKCMYLVSNKI; from the coding sequence ATGAAAAAAGCAGCGGAATACTCAACCCGCAAGCAGTTGGTTACGATGCTCAAAAAGCAGGGCTCTTTGAGCGTGAATGAAATGGCCAAACAGTTGGGAATCACCGAGATGGCCGTCCGTCGGCATCTGAACACGCTGGAGCGGGACGCACTTCTTGAATCCGTGCTGGTCAGGCAGGCGATGGGCAGGCCTGTCCGCATGTATTCGCTGACCGGCTTGGCTGACGAACTTTTCCCAAAAAATTATCATGTTCTGACCTTGGATTTGCTGAAGGAGCTGGAGGAAGCCGTTGATGAGGATCCGGTGGGAAACCTGTTTGAAAGGCGAAAGGATCGACTTTTGCGCAAGTACAAAGCAAGAATGGAAGGAAAAAACCTGAAGCAGCGGGTTGTTGAAATGACCGAAATCCAAAATGAACAAGGGTATATGGCCGCTTGGGAAATTCATGAGGATGGCGGTTTTGTGATTCGGGAATTCAACTGTCCGATTTCACAGGTGGCGCAGCAGTACGGGCAGGCGTGCAGATGCGAGTTGGATTTGATTCGGACGCTCTTGGAGGCTGAGGTAAAGCGCAAGGAATGCTTGGTAAATGGCGGAAATAAATGCATGTATTTGGTAAGTAATAAAATATAG
- a CDS encoding DUF86 domain-containing protein translates to MYYVNRQQIEIRLQFIPEIIRVLRSLQQTDPESPLYLFAEERALHLAVETVTDIGSYLIDGFLMRDASSYEDIVEILRDEQVVSPDLARPLLELVELRKPLVQQYFDLERDRLLPVAHALLEVLPQFADAVREYLEANG, encoded by the coding sequence ATGTATTATGTGAACAGGCAGCAGATTGAAATTCGTCTGCAGTTTATCCCCGAGATTATTCGGGTGCTTCGATCGCTTCAGCAGACAGACCCCGAAAGTCCGCTTTATCTTTTTGCCGAGGAAAGAGCATTGCATTTGGCTGTGGAGACCGTCACGGATATCGGAAGTTATTTGATCGACGGCTTTTTGATGCGGGATGCGAGCAGCTATGAGGATATCGTTGAAATTCTGCGGGACGAACAGGTTGTTTCTCCCGATCTGGCCCGGCCGCTGCTGGAGCTGGTCGAACTGAGAAAACCGCTGGTTCAACAATATTTTGACTTGGAACGGGACAGATTGCTTCCAGTGGCCCATGCTCTTTTGGAGGTTCTGCCGCAATTTGCGGATGCTGTTCGTGAATATTTGGAAGCAAATGGTTAA
- a CDS encoding tetratricopeptide repeat protein — MGKFMIFSLLWWITGNPLLALLVLLIIVYVLDRRFVGVFPDISRPFKLNRRLAKLLQELRVHSHNTSGKLEAARILIEKKRFGEAKAYLEQIVPVMEDSAEVLYELGLCHLKLGELEVGEKLMQKALSINPRVKYGEPYLRLGEAFLKADPGKALHYLENFRKEQSSSCQAYYLLGKLYNELGRKEDANRAFREISEIYRVLPKYKRKQERRWVLLSRFRF, encoded by the coding sequence TTGGGAAAGTTTATGATATTTTCATTGCTGTGGTGGATCACAGGAAACCCGCTGTTGGCTTTGCTGGTCTTGTTGATCATTGTGTATGTGTTGGACCGAAGGTTTGTCGGGGTTTTTCCCGACATCAGCCGTCCTTTTAAATTAAACCGCCGTCTGGCGAAGCTGCTGCAGGAATTGCGGGTTCACTCCCACAACACCTCCGGCAAATTGGAGGCGGCCCGGATTCTCATTGAAAAGAAACGTTTTGGAGAAGCCAAAGCTTATCTTGAACAGATCGTTCCGGTCATGGAAGATTCGGCGGAGGTACTCTATGAACTGGGGCTCTGCCATTTGAAGCTTGGAGAGCTGGAGGTCGGGGAGAAGCTGATGCAAAAGGCGCTCTCCATCAACCCCAGAGTCAAATACGGAGAGCCTTATTTGCGGTTGGGCGAAGCTTTTCTAAAGGCTGATCCCGGCAAAGCGCTTCATTATCTTGAAAATTTCCGCAAAGAGCAGTCTTCCTCCTGTCAGGCGTATTATTTACTCGGCAAGCTTTATAACGAATTGGGACGCAAAGAGGATGCGAACCGGGCCTTCCGCGAAATCTCGGAAATCTACCGCGTGCTTCCCAAATACAAACGAAAGCAGGAACGCCGCTGGGTTCTCCTGTCCAGATTCAGGTTCTGA
- a CDS encoding Hsp20/alpha crystallin family protein, translating into MIIKKVMGLKRNVSESIWSKLKNQTGFSLEDSFWEDISGLIPALGPRIDVYQTRDEVVVVIELPGIHSADKIELKLRKKNTLLIKGNVDCDYPIGESDMHLGERYFGEFERKLKLPHEVTTDGVKAVFEHGLLTLRLPILPEAEDEQVMIKLDADAKEEDQQEEAER; encoded by the coding sequence TTGATTATAAAAAAGGTGATGGGCTTGAAGCGAAACGTTTCCGAATCGATCTGGAGCAAATTGAAGAATCAAACCGGTTTTTCGCTGGAAGACAGCTTTTGGGAAGATATTTCCGGATTGATCCCCGCCCTGGGGCCGCGTATCGACGTGTATCAGACCCGGGATGAGGTTGTGGTCGTTATCGAACTTCCCGGCATCCATTCTGCGGATAAGATCGAACTGAAGCTGAGAAAGAAGAACACGTTGCTTATTAAAGGAAACGTCGATTGCGACTATCCGATCGGCGAATCGGATATGCATTTGGGAGAAAGATATTTCGGAGAATTTGAGCGCAAGCTGAAGCTTCCCCATGAAGTGACGACGGATGGGGTAAAGGCGGTTTTTGAGCATGGTTTATTGACGCTTCGTCTCCCTATACTGCCGGAGGCGGAGGATGAACAGGTTATGATCAAACTTGATGCCGATGCCAAGGAAGAAGATCAACAGGAAGAAGCAGAACGGTGA
- a CDS encoding double zinc ribbon domain-containing protein, with protein MAEELRTCPKCFYVADQKDNYCIKCGSPLINRCTKGASPNHSGCEAENKAEAAFCAKCGSPTVFGEMGLV; from the coding sequence ATGGCCGAAGAGCTAAGGACCTGTCCGAAATGCTTTTATGTGGCTGATCAGAAAGACAATTACTGCATCAAATGCGGATCGCCGTTGATCAACCGCTGCACAAAAGGCGCTTCCCCCAACCACAGCGGCTGTGAAGCCGAGAACAAGGCGGAGGCCGCTTTTTGCGCCAAATGCGGTTCTCCGACCGTATTCGGGGAAATGGGCTTGGTTTAG
- a CDS encoding methyl-accepting chemotaxis protein: MGNMQEKKNIFNSDTLNKTKLKIENLFKNVKIAQKIFGLVVIMVLFMSMVGMIGYHYVSEANRHLAQMYDERLMPIKWLETIQSKSRANEANILEIILSTNNSLKQERFLQKIKENDKTIDELLVKLQQMKLPDYELKMLKILQGQLKVYRTQREETIQSAVGANQGDAYDSKLANNGSLDALNKTLNELTEHNAQEADKIKKDNVKSAQSAGNTLLFIVIAAAALSLVLGWILARMISHPIIKLMRVSDRLAQGDLTVERLKIDSKNEAGLLAHSVNRLIDYLNDLITQIKQTAVQLSASSRDLLSGAEQTMRASNEITATVQQLASGAAVQVDGAVKSVNAIGEMAGALGQMSDTFNSIADASSSMSEEARSGNDSMIEARRQMQRIDGAVNESVDAIHSLREHSNEIAGIVKNMSEIAGQTNLLALNASIEAARAGAQGKSFAVVAGEVRKLAEQSQQFVDQIRTFNGQIQQHLQHSVAAMQHVTKEVQSGMSQVQKAGETFGRIVYSSQNVYELVKSFKPAAMQISASSESVAAMVEEGRKISQETSGNAHHVAHAAEEQLAMMSSVSTAAGELNRIAGRLLEVTGRFKV; the protein is encoded by the coding sequence ATGGGGAACATGCAGGAAAAGAAAAATATTTTCAACTCAGACACATTGAACAAAACGAAGCTCAAGATTGAAAATCTCTTCAAAAATGTTAAAATTGCGCAAAAAATTTTTGGTTTGGTTGTGATCATGGTGCTGTTTATGAGCATGGTCGGAATGATCGGCTATCATTATGTCAGCGAAGCGAACCGCCATCTGGCCCAGATGTATGACGAGCGGCTGATGCCGATCAAGTGGCTGGAGACGATTCAGTCGAAAAGCCGGGCGAATGAGGCGAACATACTGGAAATTATTCTTTCGACGAACAACTCGCTGAAGCAGGAAAGGTTTCTTCAAAAAATCAAAGAGAATGACAAAACAATCGATGAGCTGCTGGTCAAGCTCCAGCAGATGAAGCTTCCGGATTATGAACTCAAAATGCTCAAAATTCTGCAAGGCCAGTTAAAGGTATATCGCACCCAGCGGGAAGAAACGATTCAGAGCGCGGTCGGAGCCAATCAAGGCGATGCGTACGACAGCAAATTGGCCAACAACGGGTCGCTTGACGCGCTGAACAAGACGCTGAACGAGCTGACGGAGCACAACGCGCAGGAAGCGGATAAAATCAAAAAGGACAATGTAAAGTCCGCGCAATCGGCCGGGAATACATTATTGTTCATTGTGATTGCGGCAGCGGCTTTATCTCTGGTGTTGGGATGGATTTTGGCCCGCATGATATCACACCCGATCATCAAGCTGATGAGGGTATCCGACCGGCTGGCCCAGGGAGATTTGACCGTTGAACGGCTGAAAATCGACAGCAAGAACGAAGCGGGTTTGCTGGCGCACTCGGTCAATCGGCTGATCGACTACTTGAATGATTTAATCACACAAATCAAACAAACGGCGGTTCAGCTTTCGGCTTCCTCGCGGGATTTGCTGTCGGGAGCGGAGCAAACCATGCGGGCGAGCAATGAAATCACGGCAACCGTTCAGCAGCTGGCAAGCGGAGCGGCGGTGCAAGTGGATGGAGCGGTGAAGTCGGTCAATGCAATCGGAGAAATGGCGGGAGCGTTAGGGCAGATGTCCGATACGTTCAACTCTATTGCAGACGCCTCCAGCAGCATGTCCGAGGAGGCCCGCAGCGGGAACGATTCGATGATCGAGGCCCGACGGCAAATGCAGCGGATTGATGGAGCGGTCAATGAATCCGTGGACGCGATTCATTCGCTCCGTGAGCATTCCAATGAAATTGCCGGCATTGTAAAAAACATGTCCGAAATTGCCGGCCAGACCAATTTGTTGGCGCTCAACGCGTCGATTGAAGCGGCACGAGCGGGCGCACAAGGCAAAAGTTTCGCTGTGGTAGCCGGAGAGGTTAGGAAGCTTGCGGAGCAGTCCCAGCAATTCGTCGATCAGATTCGAACCTTCAACGGGCAGATTCAACAGCACCTGCAGCATTCGGTTGCGGCTATGCAGCATGTTACTAAAGAGGTTCAGTCCGGCATGTCGCAAGTGCAAAAAGCCGGCGAAACCTTCGGCAGAATTGTTTATTCTTCGCAGAACGTATACGAGCTGGTTAAATCGTTTAAACCGGCAGCTATGCAAATCTCCGCCTCTTCAGAGTCCGTAGCCGCGATGGTGGAGGAAGGCAGGAAGATTTCTCAAGAAACCTCGGGAAATGCGCATCATGTGGCGCATGCTGCCGAAGAACAGCTTGCTATGATGAGCTCGGTTTCCACAGCCGCCGGCGAATTGAACAGGATTGCCGGCAGACTTCTGGAGGTCACCGGAAGATTCAAGGTTTAG
- a CDS encoding polya polymerase produces MKITNITNVEGFFKVIEQCKGTVELITSEGDRLNLKSKLSQYVALTKMFKEAKIDGIELIAHEPEDVDRLLKFLMGGQVER; encoded by the coding sequence GTGAAAATCACCAATATCACGAATGTTGAAGGCTTTTTCAAAGTCATTGAGCAGTGCAAAGGAACCGTGGAGCTGATCACTTCCGAGGGGGACAGACTCAACCTGAAATCCAAGCTCAGCCAATATGTCGCCTTGACCAAGATGTTCAAGGAAGCCAAAATTGACGGGATTGAACTGATTGCCCATGAACCGGAAGATGTCGATCGGCTGCTTAAATTTTTAATGGGCGGCCAGGTTGAACGTTGA
- a CDS encoding class II fructose-bisphosphate aldolase produces the protein MLGSTKEILLEAQQNNYAVAAFNVFNMETAQAAVLAAENRQMPVILALGERYLDTTRIEAFSAMVHTLAAAVSVPVALHLDHAYELESIRKAIRCGFTSVMYDGSKFSLEENIRHTKEVVKLAHRAAVSVEAEIGSTARGDFSDEEEGDGRLTDPQEAGIFVQETCVDFLAAAIGTVHGMYKGEPRIDLGRLEALHRTLDIPLVLHGGSGTPDSIIRESIRSGIRKINVNTEVSMTAVKQLTNFLNEHSAPHLSRVMADMQQSMATVMERFIDLFANRSGSE, from the coding sequence ATGCTTGGTTCAACAAAAGAGATTCTGCTGGAAGCGCAGCAAAACAATTATGCTGTCGCGGCATTCAATGTATTTAATATGGAAACGGCGCAAGCGGCCGTCCTTGCCGCGGAGAATCGGCAAATGCCCGTCATTCTTGCACTGGGGGAGCGCTATCTCGATACAACCCGCATTGAAGCTTTTTCTGCCATGGTTCACACTCTTGCCGCAGCGGTGTCCGTTCCTGTCGCTCTTCATTTGGATCATGCCTATGAGCTTGAATCAATCCGGAAGGCGATCCGCTGCGGATTTACTTCAGTTATGTATGACGGCTCCAAATTTTCATTGGAAGAAAATATTCGTCATACCAAAGAAGTCGTCAAGCTTGCGCATCGTGCGGCCGTCTCGGTGGAAGCGGAAATCGGCTCGACGGCAAGAGGCGATTTTTCCGATGAAGAGGAAGGTGACGGACGCTTGACCGATCCTCAAGAGGCTGGTATATTTGTGCAAGAAACGTGCGTCGATTTTCTTGCCGCAGCCATCGGTACTGTGCACGGCATGTACAAAGGAGAGCCGAGAATCGATCTGGGAAGATTGGAGGCTCTTCACCGAACGCTCGATATTCCGCTTGTGCTGCATGGGGGCTCGGGGACTCCCGATTCGATTATTCGGGAGTCCATTCGCTCTGGCATCCGTAAAATTAATGTGAATACCGAGGTTTCCATGACCGCTGTGAAGCAGCTGACCAATTTCCTGAATGAACATTCCGCCCCGCATCTGTCGAGGGTCATGGCTGACATGCAGCAGTCGATGGCAACTGTAATGGAACGATTTATCGATCTATTCGCCAACCGCTCCGGCAGTGAATAG
- a CDS encoding four-carbon acid sugar kinase family protein yields the protein MQENQINFEQIANHLPPEWKDAEIRTKIRKLNRTLSQKIVVLDDDPTGVQTVHDILVLTQWNKELLLEAFQHPEHVFFILTNTRGMEASEAARINLEIAANVLAAAGEKGYKVQFVSRSDSTLRGHYPLEIDILSEETERITGQGYDGHLIVPAFFEAGRYTYHNVHYLKEGELLTPAHQTEFAKDKVFGFSHSELREWVEEKTDGRFRPEDCVSISVEEIRRGPDAVEAILTDVTGNQPVIVNAMSYRDLEVLSMALLQAASKGKRFIYRTAASFVKAFGGISDIDYLSAEQMVAKGKEHMGGLVIVGSHMQKTTRQLENLINGTAIVPLEMEVGKILNDGEREQEIGSLIGEVNRTLQSGRNVVVFSSRKLVAVEGKAANLKISQRVSSSLVKIVETLEAAPKFIVAKGGITSSDVATKGLKIKKATVLGQAAPAIPVWLTGEDAKFPYMPYIIFPGNVGGDETLMEVVKKISG from the coding sequence ATGCAGGAAAATCAAATCAACTTCGAACAAATCGCCAACCATTTGCCTCCCGAATGGAAGGATGCTGAGATTAGGACGAAAATCCGTAAACTGAACCGCACGCTCTCGCAGAAAATTGTCGTGCTGGACGATGACCCTACCGGAGTGCAGACGGTGCATGATATTTTGGTGCTCACGCAGTGGAACAAGGAGCTGCTTCTGGAGGCTTTTCAGCATCCGGAGCACGTCTTTTTCATTTTGACCAATACACGGGGCATGGAGGCTTCCGAAGCGGCCCGGATCAATCTGGAAATTGCCGCGAATGTTCTTGCAGCGGCCGGGGAGAAAGGCTATAAAGTGCAATTTGTCAGCCGCAGCGATTCAACGTTAAGGGGCCATTATCCGTTGGAAATCGACATCTTGTCCGAGGAAACGGAGCGCATTACCGGTCAAGGCTATGACGGTCATCTGATCGTGCCCGCGTTCTTCGAAGCCGGCAGATATACGTATCATAACGTTCATTATTTAAAGGAAGGCGAACTGCTGACTCCTGCCCATCAAACAGAATTCGCCAAGGACAAGGTATTCGGATTTAGTCATTCGGAATTGCGGGAGTGGGTTGAAGAAAAGACAGACGGCCGTTTCCGCCCCGAGGATTGCGTCTCCATTTCGGTTGAAGAGATCCGCAGAGGACCCGATGCCGTCGAAGCGATCCTGACGGACGTTACGGGAAATCAGCCGGTGATCGTCAATGCAATGTCCTACCGCGATCTGGAGGTTTTGTCCATGGCGCTGCTGCAGGCAGCATCGAAGGGCAAAAGGTTTATCTATAGGACGGCTGCTTCCTTTGTAAAGGCGTTTGGGGGCATCTCCGACATCGATTATTTGAGCGCGGAGCAAATGGTGGCTAAAGGAAAGGAGCACATGGGAGGGTTGGTCATCGTCGGTTCCCATATGCAGAAAACAACCCGGCAGCTGGAGAATTTGATCAATGGCACGGCTATTGTGCCGCTTGAAATGGAGGTCGGTAAAATATTGAATGATGGCGAACGGGAGCAGGAGATCGGCAGTTTGATCGGCGAGGTGAACCGTACCCTGCAAAGCGGGCGAAATGTGGTGGTTTTCAGCAGCCGAAAGCTGGTCGCTGTAGAAGGGAAGGCAGCGAATTTGAAAATCAGCCAAAGGGTTTCGTCCTCGCTCGTAAAAATCGTCGAAACTCTTGAAGCGGCTCCCAAGTTCATTGTGGCCAAAGGAGGAATCACCTCCAGCGACGTCGCCACGAAAGGCTTGAAAATCAAGAAGGCGACAGTCCTTGGACAAGCCGCACCGGCGATACCGGTATGGCTGACGGGAGAGGATGCCAAGTTTCCGTACATGCCCTATATCATTTTTCCCGGCAATGTCGGTGGAGACGAGACTCTGATGGAAGTTGTCAAAAAAATATCTGGATAA
- a CDS encoding aldo/keto reductase: MEYAQFSNGIKVSRIGLGTWAIGGWLWGGTNEQDAIAAVQKALDMGISLIDLAAVYGYGLSEEIIAKALDTRERRDKAILATKAGVVWNSGGQVWRDASAKSIRREIDDSLKRLKTDYVDIYQLHWPDPKVPIQEPAETFAALLKEGKIRAIGVSNFNVEQMKEWMHYAPLHSVQPPYNLFERESEEEVLPFAEKHNISVLAYGSLCRGLLTGKFNEKSEFPEGDIRQSMDPKFHKQNLKNYLAAVGQLKAMAEEKGRSVSQLAVRWVLDQPGVTTALWGARRPDQLLEAAGVSGWKLNRKDMERIERIIDGNIPSPLGTSFMAPPSEVPAG; the protein is encoded by the coding sequence ATGGAATATGCACAATTTTCCAACGGAATTAAGGTGTCCAGAATCGGGCTGGGAACTTGGGCGATCGGCGGATGGTTATGGGGCGGCACCAACGAACAAGACGCGATAGCCGCCGTTCAAAAAGCGCTGGATATGGGCATTAGCCTGATCGATCTTGCGGCGGTTTACGGCTACGGCCTGTCTGAGGAAATTATCGCCAAAGCGTTGGATACACGGGAAAGAAGGGATAAGGCGATATTAGCCACCAAAGCGGGTGTGGTTTGGAACAGCGGCGGTCAGGTATGGAGAGATGCCTCGGCCAAAAGCATCCGCAGAGAAATCGATGACAGTCTGAAAAGGCTGAAAACCGATTATGTCGACATCTACCAATTGCACTGGCCCGACCCGAAGGTGCCGATTCAAGAGCCGGCCGAAACGTTCGCGGCACTTTTGAAGGAAGGCAAGATCCGGGCGATCGGGGTCAGCAATTTTAATGTGGAGCAAATGAAAGAATGGATGCATTACGCGCCGCTGCATTCCGTGCAGCCTCCGTACAATTTGTTCGAAAGAGAAAGCGAAGAGGAGGTCCTGCCTTTTGCGGAGAAGCATAATATCAGCGTATTGGCGTACGGAAGCTTGTGCAGGGGACTGCTGACCGGAAAATTTAATGAAAAATCGGAATTCCCCGAAGGGGACATCCGTCAAAGTATGGATCCGAAATTCCACAAACAAAATTTGAAAAATTACTTGGCCGCCGTCGGGCAGCTAAAAGCAATGGCCGAAGAAAAAGGCAGGTCCGTGTCGCAATTGGCGGTCAGATGGGTGCTCGACCAGCCGGGCGTAACTACGGCCTTATGGGGAGCCAGACGCCCCGACCAGCTGCTCGAAGCTGCCGGAGTCAGCGGTTGGAAGCTCAATCGGAAGGATATGGAACGCATCGAGCGCATCATAGACGGCAATATTCCCAGCCCCCTCGGCACCTCCTTCATGGCGCCTCCCAGCGAAGTGCCCGCAGGATAA